The DNA segment ATGAGGACCGCGGTGAGCGCGCCGAAGGAGGCCATGGCGACCACGTAGAAGTTCTGCAGGGTGAGGCCGGTGCCGCCCACCTTGTCCGACGAGGACGCCCCGCTCGAAATGATCAGGTAGAGCATCGAGGGGTAGAGGATCGAGAAGAACATGAACTTCTTGTTCCGCAGCGTCCGGGTGATTTCGAGCTTGATCAGGGTCCTCATGCTGCTTTGGCCTCCTCGGCCTCGGTGATGGCGACGAAGGCCTGCTCCAGGCCGAGGCCCGCGACTTCGAGGTTGCGGGGGTAGAGACCGAGTCCGTACAGCGCGTGGACGGTGGCGTCGGCGTCGGACGACTGGATACGGACCGTGCGGCCGGAGACGTCGAAGGCGGTCAGGAACGGCAGACCGCGCAGCGCGCCCTCGTCGATGGCGCCCTCCAGGTCGAAGGCGATCCGCCGGGCACCGGCCTTGGCCTTGATCTCGGACGCGGTCCCGTCGGCGAGCAGCCGGCCCTTGTGGAGGACCAGGACCCGGTCGGCGATGGCGTCCGCCTCCTCCAGGTAGTGCGTGGCGAAGAGGACCGTACGGCCCTGGTCGGCCTGTTCGCGCATGGTGGCCCAGAAGGCGTGCCGCGCGGAGACGTCCATCCGGGTGGTCGGCTCGTCGAGGACGATCAGGTCGTTGTCCCCGGCCGTCGCCAGCGCGAAGCGGACCCGCTGCTCCTGGCCGCCGGAGAGCTTGTTGACCATGCGGTCGGCGATCTGGGTGATACCCGCGCGGTCGAGCACGTCGGCGACCGGGCGGGGGTGGCGGTGCAGATCGCAGGCCA comes from the Streptomyces sp. NBC_01471 genome and includes:
- a CDS encoding ABC transporter ATP-binding protein codes for the protein MTKTTAPPTTVASFENVNKSYGQVQAVAGLTLDLHPGETVALLGPNGAGKSSTLDLLLGLRNADSGTVRVFGTTPEQAIRDGRVGAMLQSGGLMEDVKVRELVQLACDLHRHPRPVADVLDRAGITQIADRMVNKLSGGQEQRVRFALATAGDNDLIVLDEPTTRMDVSARHAFWATMREQADQGRTVLFATHYLEEADAIADRVLVLHKGRLLADGTASEIKAKAGARRIAFDLEGAIDEGALRGLPFLTAFDVSGRTVRIQSSDADATVHALYGLGLYPRNLEVAGLGLEQAFVAITEAEEAKAA